CAGGCCACTCTCACTGAGAGACGCTTCCAGGCCTGACCCCTCTTGGGGCTGCCGCAGCAGCTGCTGGGTCAGCTCGACACTCTCGTAGCGAACCAGCTGCAGCCGCATGTAGCCGTCTTCATGTTCCTTGTACCTGGTGAAGCAGGAGCACAGAGGGCAGCAACGGCAGGCAGGGAGGGTGCAGGAATGGCTTGGGGACTGGCAAGGTAAGGGACGTATACAAGACGGAGGAAGCCCCAGGAATATTAAGTGATGGGCACTGAAGACAAGGTTTTTATTGGAATATACAGAAGACAGAGGGAAGGATCATTactcaaaatgtaaaattttaggtAGAAACCtgcaagagggagggaggaatgatCTGTTTTGGAGAGTGGGGGTGTCAAAGGATTTATGAGAAGGCCATGGACTGCAGACAGTATCCTTAGGCTCTGGCTACAAGACTTCTGGCACCATTTACTGGAGTTGGCATAGTGCCTTGGATGGCAAAATCAGAAAACTTAACTTTTGCCCCTATTCTCTGGGTTCCTTGATGGAGATGGTGGACATCAAAGCACCATTATATTCAAGGTTTTTAActtattgaaaatgtattttaaaaaatctgtgtgaATCTCAGGAAGGGCTGAGACATACCGAAAACGGGGGTGCCCTGAGGGCCACTTGAACTGGTGCTTCTTGCGAAGGTGCATCGTGAGGTTGTTGCCCCTTGTGAAGCACTTGTCACACACGTGACATTTGTACCTTGGCTCTAAATCTCCCTgatggggagggaagaggagagagaatgagaacaGCTCTTCCTCCCAACTCCCCACACCTCTGCAGCTCTCCCCCATCCCCAGCTCCACTCACTTCATGCACTTTTCGGTAGTGGGACTTGACAGAGCAGAGGGATCGAGCGCTGAAGCTGCAGTTTGCAAAATCACACCTGTATGCTGGCTCCTTGCTATGGGTATCAATGTGCTTCCGAAGGTCAATCAGATTCTTGCAGCTGCCAGGAGAGGTCAGGAGGGTTGGAGGGCATGGGGGGCCCGGGAGGGCATGAGGACCCTGGCACACACAAGTTTGCTGATTTCTGGTCCCTGGCTCCCCTCACCTGTAGTCACAATAGTCACATTTAAAGGGCCGGTCCTCACTGTGGCGAAACCGCATGTGGTTTTGGAGGGAGGATGGCAGCGGACAGGTCATGTCACACAGAGGGCACTTATAGTGGTTCACtgagagaagcagagatgaggCTGTGATCTGCGGGCAAGAGAAACCTGGGAGGGTGGGCGAGGAGGCTCAGCGCTCTGGCTACTCACCATGGTTACGCATGTGGTCCCGCAGCAGCCGCTCTGTGGCAAATCTCTTGGAACAGTGAGAACACTGAAAGCGTtgctctggggtggggcaggcaggaAAAAGGGTGGGTTGTGGGGgtggcagagaggcagagaggagagagcgACCCCAGGGAGGGAACCTTCCAGACAAAAGCGAACCACCCGAGGAGGGAAGGGTAACTTAGAACTATGGATGGACAAAGCATGGTGGAAAGAGCATGGGTCTTGGAGTTGAGAACCTGAATCAGAATCTCGGCTtgaccacttactagctgtgtgatctcaggtaactgatttaacctctctgagcctcagtttcctcatctgcaaaaaggggGATAAGCCTACCTCatggggctgttgtgaggattcacTGTGGTAAGAGGTACGGCACATGGTAGGCACTGAATAACAATATCTAATGACGCTGAAAATCTGAATGAGCAGAGTCTGGGGCAAGTAACTGAGCCCTAAAGGTAGATGTGGCCATGTTGCATTACCTCCAGTGGCCCCCTTGCTGAGAACAGACCCCCAattcccaccccacccaggaCAACCTGCACCCGCCCCCCTTCTTCTCTGAGTGCTTACGATCCAATGAGGTCTGGCGACGGATGTGATCGAAGAACTTGGTGTTGTTGGCGAACATGCCCCCGCAGGTGGGGCAGGCCACCACCTTCTCCTGGGTGTGGCTACGGAGGTGCTCACGGAGCTTAGAGCGGCCTTTGAAGGTGCAGGCACAGCCTGGGAGGAAGGCCCCGTGAAGCCACAGACACAAACCCCCCACAGTAGGTTCTGGTACCCCCAGGTCTCTCCAGCCAGCAGCCAACCCTGCCCAGCAGGACCGGTCCCATCCCTAGCTGCCCCAGCCCCTTAGCACTCCTAGGGTCTCTTTAAAAGCCAGCAGTTAACGAATGGCCCTACCTTTCCAGCCACACAGCACCACGTGGTTGTCCTTGCCAAACGCTTGGTAGTCACAGCACAGGGTGTGCGCCTCCACATGCCGATAGAACCACTCAGGATTGTCGAAGGAACTCTGTGCCAGGAGCAACTTGGGGTAAGGCTGAGGGTGGGTGGAGGGACTCTCACCTCCACATGTCCAAAGGGGGCTTCTCAGCTGTCTCCCAAATTGACTTGGTGGGGATAGCAAAGTGCGGGCAGGGAGCTACCCAAAAATGAAAGAGACACACTAGCAGGGGCCTCGGGAACACAGGGTGTCCCTGAGAGAGTCAAGGCATCTTGAGTAAAGATCCCCAGCTTCCTTCTACTCCTACTACCTCACAGTGCTCCCACAGACAGAGGAAGTGATCAGGAATGTCTGGGATGAGGTTGCGGCTCTGGAAATCCAGGACACAGGGGCTGAGTTCGGCCTGGTTCTGCAGGGCCTGCAGCCCCCACTGCTTCAGCTTGGTGTGGTAGCAGTGGAAGTAG
This portion of the Manis javanica isolate MJ-LG chromosome 6, MJ_LKY, whole genome shotgun sequence genome encodes:
- the HINFP gene encoding LOW QUALITY PROTEIN: histone H4 transcription factor (The sequence of the model RefSeq protein was modified relative to this genomic sequence to represent the inferred CDS: inserted 2 bases in 1 codon; deleted 3 bases in 2 codons; substituted 1 base at 1 genomic stop codon), which translates into the protein MSTPGKVARKENLELQCEWGACSFVCWAVEEFCEHITQHLQQHLPASRSGSGEEEEEDLLEEEFSCLWQECGFCSLDSSADLVRHVYFHCYHTKLKQWGLQALQNQAELSPCVLDFQSRNLIPDIPDHFLCLWEHCESSFDNPEWFYRHVEAHTLCCDYQAFGKDNHVVLCGWKGCACTFKGRSKLREHLRSHTQEKVVACPTCGGMFANNTKFFDHIRRQTSLDQQRFQCSHCSKRFATERLLRDHMRNHVNHYKCPLCDMTCPLPSSLQNHMRFRHSEDRPFKCDYCDYSCKNLIDLRKHIDTHSKEPAYRCDFANCSFSARSLCSVKSHYRKVHEGDLEPRYKCHVCDKCFTRGNNLTMHLRKKHQFKWPSGHPRFRYKEHEDGYMRLQLVRYESVELTQQLLRQPQEGSGLEASLSESGLQGILLETVSGDPGPKHEAEEEEEGGGGERTALSASQDTPXSITHVVNQTNTQGXRRRAIVCCVRSEAPGESPAPQPSPQALLRVIVEKFQEIAKEPEVQMVWKLQNLTIPTQGSGV